Proteins encoded by one window of Pseudomonas sp. PSKL.D1:
- the rsgA gene encoding small ribosomal subunit biogenesis GTPase RsgA, which yields MAKRQLNRRQNWRIEKIQTERAARAAKREQHALQELEGGDLGPEQLGLVIAHFGVQVEVEAQDGEAAGQVFRCHLRANLPALVTGDRVVWRAGNQGIGVIVAQMPRSTELCRPNNHGQLKPVAANVDLIVIVFAPAPEPHPNLIDRYLVAAEHAGLRPLLLLNKADLINDENGPALHALLEVYRELGYPLLEVSAHQGDGMQRLQQMLNEHISVFVGQSGVGKSSLVNSLLPDAATRVGDLSEWSGQGQHTTTTARLYHFPNGGDLIDSPGIREFGLGHVSRDDVEEGFIEFRDLIGTCRFRDCKHDREPGCALLKALEDGRVKPQRMNSYRSIIASLPEDSY from the coding sequence ATGGCCAAACGCCAGCTCAATCGCCGCCAGAACTGGCGTATCGAAAAAATCCAGACCGAACGCGCTGCTCGCGCTGCCAAACGCGAACAGCATGCACTGCAAGAGCTGGAGGGTGGTGACCTGGGGCCAGAGCAGTTGGGCCTGGTAATTGCCCACTTTGGCGTGCAGGTGGAGGTCGAGGCGCAGGATGGCGAGGCTGCGGGCCAAGTGTTCCGCTGCCACCTGCGGGCCAACCTGCCAGCGCTGGTGACCGGTGACCGGGTGGTATGGCGCGCAGGCAACCAGGGTATTGGTGTAATCGTTGCCCAGATGCCACGCAGCACTGAACTTTGCCGGCCAAACAACCATGGCCAGCTCAAACCGGTAGCCGCCAACGTCGACCTGATCGTGATTGTGTTTGCGCCGGCCCCCGAGCCACACCCGAACCTGATCGATCGCTACCTGGTCGCAGCCGAACACGCCGGGCTTCGCCCGCTGTTGCTGCTGAACAAGGCCGACCTGATCAACGACGAGAACGGGCCTGCACTGCACGCACTGCTCGAAGTTTATCGCGAGCTGGGTTACCCGCTGCTGGAGGTTTCGGCACACCAGGGTGACGGCATGCAGCGCCTGCAACAGATGCTGAACGAACACATCAGCGTGTTCGTCGGCCAGTCAGGTGTCGGCAAGTCCTCGCTGGTCAACAGCCTGTTGCCTGATGCGGCCACCCGCGTGGGCGACCTGTCCGAATGGTCTGGCCAGGGCCAGCACACCACTACCACTGCGCGCTTGTACCACTTCCCCAATGGCGGTGACCTGATCGACTCGCCGGGTATTCGCGAGTTCGGCCTTGGCCATGTCAGCCGGGACGATGTGGAAGAAGGCTTCATCGAGTTCCGCGACCTGATCGGTACTTGCCGCTTCCGCGACTGCAAGCATGACCGGGAGCCGGGTTGCGCACTGCTGAAAGCTCTGGAGGACGGGCGCGTGAAGCCGCAGCGGATGAACAGCTATCGCTCGATCATCGCCAGCCTGCCGGAAGACAGCTACTGA
- the queG gene encoding tRNA epoxyqueuosine(34) reductase QueG, giving the protein MSAPTLDLPALALSIKEWGRELGFAHVGIAGIDLGEHEQHLQRWLDAGYQGEMEYLGTHGSKRSHPDQLIPGTVRVVSLRMDYLPGDTQMAKRLAQPEKAYVSRYALGRDYHKLVRKRVQHLADRIQADIGPFGYRAFVDSAPVLEKAIAEQAGLGWIGKNTLLLNRKAGSYFFLAELFVDLPLPVDEAHTSEHCGRCQACLDVCPTKAFVGPFVLDARRCISYLTIELKGAIPVELRSMMGNRVFGCDDCQIVCPWNRFAKPTQESDFMPRHGLENAELAEMFLWDERTFLRKTEGGPLRRAGYERWLRNLAVGLGNAPSTIPVIEALKARREDASELVREHVEWALAKHGAS; this is encoded by the coding sequence ATGTCCGCGCCTACACTTGACCTTCCAGCCTTGGCCCTCTCCATCAAAGAATGGGGCCGCGAACTCGGCTTTGCCCACGTCGGCATTGCGGGTATAGACCTGGGCGAGCACGAACAGCACCTGCAGCGCTGGCTCGACGCTGGCTATCAGGGCGAGATGGAGTACCTGGGCACCCACGGCAGCAAACGCTCACACCCCGACCAGCTGATACCCGGCACCGTTCGCGTGGTATCGCTGCGCATGGATTACCTGCCAGGCGATACGCAGATGGCTAAACGCCTGGCCCAACCAGAAAAGGCCTACGTTTCACGTTACGCACTGGGGCGTGATTACCACAAGCTGGTGCGCAAGCGGGTGCAGCACCTTGCTGACCGCATTCAGGCAGACATCGGGCCATTCGGCTACCGAGCGTTCGTCGACAGTGCACCCGTACTGGAAAAAGCCATCGCCGAGCAGGCCGGCCTGGGCTGGATCGGCAAGAACACCCTGCTGCTCAACCGCAAGGCTGGTAGTTACTTCTTTCTCGCCGAACTGTTCGTCGATTTGCCATTACCAGTGGACGAGGCGCATACCAGCGAACACTGCGGGCGTTGCCAGGCGTGCCTGGATGTTTGCCCGACCAAGGCGTTTGTCGGGCCGTTTGTATTGGATGCCCGGCGCTGCATTTCTTACCTGACCATTGAGTTGAAAGGCGCCATTCCGGTCGAGTTGCGCTCGATGATGGGCAACCGGGTGTTCGGCTGCGATGACTGCCAGATCGTCTGCCCGTGGAACCGCTTCGCCAAGCCGACCCAGGAGAGCGACTTCATGCCACGCCATGGGCTGGAGAATGCCGAGCTGGCCGAGATGTTTCTGTGGGACGAGAGAACGTTCCTGCGCAAGACCGAGGGCGGGCCGCTGCGGCGGGCGGGGTATGAGCGATGGCTGCGCAATTTGGCGGTGGGGCTGGGGAATGCGCCTTCGACGATTCCGGTGATCGAGGCCCTCAAGGCGCGGCGTGAGGATGCTTCAGAGCTGGTGAGGGAGCATGTGGAGTGGGCGCTGGCAAAGCATGGCGCGAGTTAG
- a CDS encoding trimeric intracellular cation channel family protein has protein sequence MLLMLYLIAITAEAMTGALSAGRRGMDWFGVVLIACVTALGGGSVRDVLLGHYPLTWVKHPEYLVLTSCAALFTIFIAPMMRRLRSLFLVLDALGLVAFTLIGCMTALEMGQGMLVASISGVITGVFGGILRDIFCNDIPLVFRRELYASVSFAAAWFYLGCVYFKVPAEQAMLLTLFGGFLLRLLAIRFHWEMPKFHYNDQQ, from the coding sequence ATGTTGTTGATGCTCTACCTGATCGCCATCACTGCTGAAGCCATGACCGGTGCGCTGTCCGCCGGTCGTCGTGGCATGGACTGGTTTGGCGTGGTGCTGATCGCCTGCGTTACTGCGCTGGGTGGTGGGTCGGTGCGTGACGTGTTACTTGGGCACTACCCGCTGACGTGGGTGAAGCACCCGGAATACCTGGTGCTGACCAGTTGTGCCGCCCTGTTTACGATTTTCATCGCGCCCATGATGCGCCGCCTGCGTTCGCTGTTCCTGGTGCTTGATGCGCTGGGGCTGGTGGCCTTTACCTTGATCGGTTGCATGACGGCGCTGGAAATGGGGCAGGGCATGCTGGTGGCGTCGATCAGCGGGGTGATCACCGGGGTGTTTGGCGGGATTCTGCGGGATATCTTCTGCAACGATATCCCGTTGGTGTTCCGCCGGGAGCTGTATGCCAGCGTTTCGTTCGCTGCGGCCTGGTTCTACCTCGGATGTGTGTATTTCAAGGTGCCGGCGGAACAGGCGATGCTGCTGACGCTATTTGGTGGTTTTTTGCTGCGGTTGTTGGCGATTAGGTTCCACTGGGAAATGCCGAAGTTTCATTACAACGATCAGCAGTAG
- a CDS encoding NAD(P)H-hydrate dehydratase, producing the protein MPQTKLPGNAPQLLSSVTVAHLPARPEHAHKGDFGHVLVVGGDLGTGGAVLLSAEAALRCGAGLVSVATRPEHVAAAIARMPEVMCLGCSSANQLMGVLERASVLVVGPGLGQAAWGRSLLSAVANAERPQVWDADALNLLSGTPLALPSGSILTPHPGEAARLLGISTEAVQADRTGAARKLARRYASVCVLKGAGTLVAAPNGQLAICERGHPAMAGAGLGDVLTGVLAALLAQGLSAWDAACLGVWLHACAGERLGVKGRGLAASDLAPVIRELLEEHSACLA; encoded by the coding sequence ATGCCCCAGACCAAACTACCTGGCAATGCCCCGCAATTGCTCAGCAGCGTGACTGTCGCGCACCTGCCGGCCAGGCCCGAGCACGCCCACAAGGGTGATTTTGGCCATGTGCTGGTGGTGGGTGGTGACCTGGGTACCGGCGGTGCGGTACTGCTAAGTGCCGAGGCCGCTTTGCGCTGCGGTGCCGGGCTGGTCAGTGTTGCCACCCGGCCCGAACATGTTGCAGCGGCAATTGCCCGCATGCCAGAGGTCATGTGCCTGGGGTGCAGTTCTGCCAACCAGCTGATGGGGGTGCTGGAGCGTGCCTCGGTACTGGTGGTCGGCCCGGGGCTGGGCCAGGCGGCTTGGGGGCGAAGCCTGCTGTCGGCCGTCGCCAATGCCGAGCGGCCGCAGGTTTGGGATGCCGATGCGCTGAATCTGCTGTCTGGCACGCCGTTGGCGCTGCCCAGCGGAAGTATTCTGACCCCGCACCCGGGAGAAGCCGCGCGGTTGCTGGGCATCTCCACCGAGGCGGTGCAGGCCGACCGGACAGGTGCGGCACGCAAGCTGGCGCGGCGCTATGCCAGTGTTTGTGTGCTGAAAGGTGCGGGCACGCTGGTAGCAGCCCCGAACGGGCAGTTGGCAATCTGCGAGCGCGGTCACCCTGCCATGGCCGGCGCCGGGCTGGGCGATGTGCTGACTGGCGTGCTGGCGGCGCTGTTGGCCCAAGGGCTGAGCGCCTGGGATGCCGCCTGCCTGGGCGTTTGGCTGCATGCCTGCGCGGGTGAACGTTTGGGCGTCAAAGGTAGGGGCCTGGCTGCCAGTGATCTGGCACCGGTCATT
- the orn gene encoding oligoribonuclease: protein MQNPQNLIWIDLEMTGLDPDSDVIIEMATIVTDSELNTLAEGPVIAIHHSDEVLARMDEWNTRTHGASGLTQRVRESKVSMAEAEAQTIAFLEQWVPKGKSPICGNSICQDRRFLYRHMRNLENYFHYRNLDVSTLKELAARWAPEVRDSFKKGNTHLALDDIRESIGELRHYREHFIKV, encoded by the coding sequence ATGCAAAACCCACAGAACCTGATCTGGATCGATCTGGAAATGACCGGCCTGGACCCGGACAGCGACGTCATCATCGAGATGGCCACCATCGTGACCGACAGTGAGCTGAACACCTTGGCTGAAGGGCCGGTGATCGCTATCCATCACAGCGATGAAGTGCTGGCGCGCATGGATGAGTGGAATACTCGCACCCACGGCGCCTCCGGCCTGACCCAGCGCGTGCGCGAGAGCAAGGTCAGCATGGCAGAGGCCGAAGCGCAGACCATCGCCTTCCTTGAGCAGTGGGTGCCCAAAGGCAAATCGCCGATCTGTGGTAATAGCATCTGCCAGGATCGCCGCTTCCTGTATCGCCACATGCGCAACCTGGAGAACTACTTCCACTACCGCAACCTTGACGTTTCCACCCTCAAGGAGCTGGCGGCGCGTTGGGCACCGGAGGTACGTGACAGCTTCAAGAAGGGCAATACCCACCTGGCGCTGGACGACATTCGTGAGTCGATCGGTGAACTGCGTCACTATCGTGAGCATTTCATCAAGGTGTGA